The stretch of DNA AGAAAGTCTCGGAGTTACAGTACGGTGAACTCCCTGCGCTGGAAGCCAAGCTCAAAGCGGCCGAGTCATCCGAAAGCAGCAGCGCATCGAACGCGAATAAACTGCTGCGCACCCAAGTGGGCGCAGAGGAAATCGCCGAAGTCGTCAGCCGCGCCACTGGCATTCCGGTCAGCAAAATGCTGCAAGGCGAGCGTGAAAAACTGCTGCACATGGAAGACGTGCTGCACGAGCGCGTCGTCGGCCAAGACGAAGCGGTGCGGTTGGTTTCGGACGCAATCCGCCGCTCACGCGCCGGGCTGGGCGACCCGAATCGTCCGTATGGCTCGTTCCTATTTTTGGGGCCAACGGGCGTGGGTAAAACCGAGCTATGCAAAACGCTGGCGAATTATCTGTTCGACTCAGAAGAGCACATGATTCGCGTCGATATGAGCGAGTTTATGGAAAAACACTCGGTGGCACGCCTGATCGGCGCACCTCCGGGCTATGTCGGCTACGAGGAAGGCGGTTATCTGACCGAGCTGGTTCGTCGCAAACCGTACAGCGTTATCTTGCTCGATGAAGTCGAAAAAGCGCATCCGGATGTGTTTAATATCCTGTTGCAAGTGCTTGACGACGGTCGCCTGACCGATGGTCAGGGTCGCACGGTTGATTTCAGAAACACCGTCGTGGTGATGACGTCTAACCTCGGCAGCGATCACATCCAGCGCTTGGCCGATTCGGATTATCAAGTGATTAAACTGGCGGTGATGGCTGAAGTCAAAACCCATTTCCGGCCGGAGTTTGTCAACCGGATCGACGAAGTCGTGGTGTTCCACGCCTTGGCGCAGCAGCATATTCGCAATATCGCCAAGATCCAGCTGGAAAAACTGATCGGCCGCTTGGCGCAAATGGAAATCGGCGTCGACATTACCGATGCCGCGCTCGATCTCATTGCCGAAGCGGGCTTTGATCCGGTTTATGGTGCGCGACCGCTAAAACGTGCGATCCAAAGCGAGCTGGAAAACGTGTTGGCCAAACGGATTCTGGCTGGTGATTTTGCCGCTAAGGATACGATACGGATTGACGCGAAAGATGGCGTCATGCAGTTGAGCAAAGCCTGACAAACCAAAGCCCCCGCATTCGGGGGCTTTTTTATACCCAACTGAAATGCAGGTTCAGCACAATTGCCTTGCTTAGCACGGCAATTTTCCATGAACTTAATCTGGCCCTGTGCAGAAAAGATGTAGTGAAGGCCGAGACCCAAAAAACAGAATACTTGGCATGGTATGACCTGCCAAACCTTATCGATAAATGAATAGAACGCAATACCCATAAAAAAACCGCATCCTAAGATGCGGTTCTTGACTAAGGCAGTTACAAATTAATCGCGGCTATTACCTGAGAATGCCATCAACAAATTAAGCAAGCTAGTGAACAAGTTATAGATGTTCAGATATAAACTGAGCGTAGCTGAAATGTAATTGGTCTCGCCACCATTCACGATACGGCTAACGTCATACAGGATAAAACCTGAGAACAACAACACTGCTACGGCTGAAATTGTTAATGACAACGCTGGGATGGCAAAGAAAATATTGGCCACAGCAGCCAACAAAATCACCACCAAACCGATCATCAAGAATTTACCCATGAAAGAAAAATCTTTCTTGCTTACCGTTGCAATCGTTGCCAGCGTAAAGAAAATAGCAGCAGTACCCACAGCGGCCACACCAATCAGCTCAGCACCATTACTGAATTTCAGTGCTACTTGCAGGATCTGGCTCAGCCACAGCCCCATAAAGCCAGTCCACGCCAGCAAAATCGCTACACCAGCGCCCGACTCTTTGGTTTTCTCAATCGCATAAAATGCGCCAAAGCTCACCGCCATAAAGACGATAAAGCCCATCATCGGGCTCATGGCAAATTTCAGCGAAATGCCCAAAATGGCACCAGCCGCAGTTGGCAGCATCGACAGCGCCAACAGGAAATAAGTATTGCGCATAACACGGTTGCGTTCAGCAGATAATGCCGTGCTCCCGTAAGCAGCAGGATTGTATTGCATGATCAGACTCTCCTAGTTTTATCATCGGCCTGCAATTTGCAGACATGTGGCTAAGATGCTGTGAAATCAAAAAAGTTTCAAGCCATCTTTGCAAAATGGGTAAGTTGTTAGGAATTAATCCTCAATACCAAGCTGTAGCGCAGGGAAATACGTGGCGATTTCAGCCAGATCAAGCTCAGCCGGAGTTCGATAGCGCCAACGGGGTGCGAGCTGTCGATCAATCAAGGTACTGTAGATCCCGGCCTGAAAATCACCATAGCGCAATGCACTTGCTGCAATCGAGGTTTCGATCTGCACCGTCTGTGCCAGTGTTTTAGGGGCACATAGCTGCTGTAAAGCCCAGCTTAAATACAGTGAAGTCGGTGAAGCCTTCAGCACCCGCTGCGCTGCATGCTGTAAATAGGTGTCAGAACTGTGCGCCAATGTCGCCAGATAAGCCAAAGCCTGCGGCAGTGTCAGCGCATTGAGCTGCTGATAGTACTGAGGCTCAGCAGTTAACTTTGCGGCGGGTATATGCGCGGGTAAAGGCTGCGCATCGAGAAACTCGCTTAATAACGCAGCATCCGTGTCCGATTGACCGCTCCAAGCTAGCTGCGCCATAGCCATTAGCGTAGCGTGGCGCTGACTATCGGGCAGCAGCCAATCCGCAGCGCCTAATGCCATCGCATCACGAGCATTGATTGCAGCCCCTGTTAGCGCCAGAAAACGGCCTGCACCAGCGAGCTTTGGCAACCACCAGCTCGCGGCAACATCAGGAAATAAGCCAATCCCGGTCTCCGGCATGGCCAAACGGCTTGACTCGGTAACAATACGATGACTTGCTGCGGCAAACAGCCCCCAACCTCCGCCCATGACAATGCCGTGCCCCCATGCTAAAACAGGTTTGGGATATTCACGGATCGTTTGGCATAAGCGATATTCTTCGCTAAAAAAAGCATCGCCCTGACAAAGCTGTTCTGGCTTGCTCATCGCCAAGTACAAGGCTTTCAAATCACCTCCAGCACAAAACCCTCGCTCGCCCGCACCTAGCAATACGACCGCGACAATCTGCTCATCATCCCGCCACTGCGCTAATGCGGCATCCATCTGACGAACCATCGCCAGATTCTGGGCGTTAATCCGCTCGGGCGCACTTAATGCCAAACATCCAATTTGTTGCCCCTGTGCGCATTGCAGTAGCGAAACATGCACGGTCATCCTCAAATCCTTTTCAAGCCATTCGTCCTGCAGATTTAGCCCACGCCTTGCCTGCGGCACAAGCAGTAATTTCCTTTATAGCGCTCAGCTGTAACACAAGCATACCGATGCTCACCTATAGTGCAGCCATTGATTCACGGCATAAACCACAATGAGAGAATTGGCCGAATTAGCACAACTTGAAGAGTTAATAGCCCACGCACCCGCCGGCATGGTGGTTGCGCTACACGGGCAAATCAACTCGGAAGAATACAGTTACCCGCTGTATAGCTTCAGTATCGGCAATCGGGCAGCAGAGGCTCCCGTGCTGGGTTTTTTCGGTGGGGTACATGGGCTAGAGCGGATCGGCTGCCAGATTGTCCTCTCGCTGCTGGCTAGCTTGTTGGTACGGTTAGAATGGGATAGTAGCTTGCAGCACCAGTTGCAAAAAATTCGTCTGGTATTTATGCCGCTGGTCAATCCGGCTGGAATGGCGCGCGGGTGGCGCAGTAACCCAGATGGAGTTGATTTAATGCGCAACGCCCCGATTGATGCACAACAAGCAGTACCGTGGCTGCTCGGAGGGCATCGTATTAGTCGCCATTTACCGTGGTATCGCGGGCAATTAGGGCAAGCCATGGCCGCAGAGAATCAAGCACTGTGCCAGTTAGTGCGCGAGCAGTTGCTTTGTAGCCCATTTAGTTTGGCGCTCGATTGCCATTCTGGGTTTGGTTTGCGCGATCGCCTGTGGTTTCCGTATGCATATACCCAGCAACCGATTGCACACTTGGCCGAAGTTTATTCACTGGCGGCCCTATTTCAACGCAGCTATCCCTACCATCCCTACCTGATTGAGCCGCAAGCACGGCAATACATTACCCATGGCGATATCTGGGACTATTTGTATCAGCAACAATTAAGTAAACCTGAACGGGTATTCTTACCACTGACATTGGAATTGGGGTCGTGGCTGTGGATCAAAAAAAACCCACGTCAATTGCTGTCGCTCGATGGATTGTTTAATCCCATCGTGGCGCATCGGGAACAACGAGTTCTGCGCAAGCATCTCATGCTATTCGAATTTCTAATCCGGGCAGTACACGATTTTGAGCAATGGCAGGTTGCGGCCAGCGCGCGTGCGCAGCTCACTCAACAAGCACTTAATCGCTGGTATCGAGCATGAAAACTTGGGTCTTATTGCGAGGCTTAATGCGTGAAACACGCCATTGGGGCCGCTTTGTCCCACTGCTACAAGCTCATTTTCCGGATGATCAAATCATCTGCATTGAATGGCCGGGCAATGGTGAACTAAATCAGCAACAAAGCTATAACTCCATACAACAGATGGCAGGGTATTGCCAGCAAACACTTAACCAGCAGGGGCATACTGGCCCATACCATGTGGTTGCCATTTCATTAGGGGCGATGGTGGCACTGGAATGGGCTTACCAGCAACCCGCAGCACTGGCCAGCTGCACGCTGATCAATACCAGTTTGCGCCAGCAAAGCCCATTCTATCGGCGCTTAAATTGGCGCCAGTGGCCACGACTGCTCCGGATACTTATTTTGCCCAGCGCGGCTCGCGAACGCGAGATTCTAGGCTTAACCAGTTACAGCGCCAATGAGCAGACGGTGCAACAGTGGCAACGCTATGCTGCGCAATACCCAATCAGTAAGACAAATATCCTGCGCCAGCTCTGGGCCGCCTGCCGCTATCGGGGCAGAGATGACGCACCGAAAGTACCCATCTTGCTGCTCAATAGTCTTGCAGATCAGTTAGTCGATCCGCGCTGCAGCCAGCAAATGGCCCAAATCTGGGGTTGCCCGTTACACAGCCACCCCAGCGCTGGTCACGATTTACCTTTGGATGCGCCAGACTGGCTCATCCAACAGATCTGCACACAGTTAATTTCAAAGTAATGCTCCCGTCGAGGGCAACTATGCACTATCTTGAAGGCTGATTACCAACCACCTCTTACACCTAACAAAGGAATTACACTATGAAAGTTCTCGCCATTTGCGGTAGTTTGCGTGCCAAATCTAGCAATAAAGGCCTGCTACGGTGTGCGCAAGCCAACGCCCCAGAGGGCATGCAAATTAGCATTGCAGATTTATCCCAAATCCCCTTTTACAATGCGGATATCACCGAGCAACCTGCGGCAGTGAAACAACTACTTGCGCAAATGGCAGAGGCTGATGCCTTTATTTTTGGCGGACCTGAATACAATTATTCGATCTCACCAGCGCTAAAAAATGCCATCGATTGGGCTTCGCGCGTGGAAGGCAACACGATTTTTGCCGGTAAAGCCGTGGCTTTGATGGGTGCTGGCGGCGGCATGGGCACGTCACGGGCGCAATATCATTTACGCCAAGTCTGCGTATTTGTCGACTTGCATCCTCTCAATAAACCCGAGGTATTTGCCAATGCATTTGCCGGCGGATTTGATGCGGATGGCAATGTAATTGATGAAAAAATCAAAGAAAATGTTCGTACCCAGTTAGTCGCGCTGGCTGATTGGTCGAAAAAGATCAGTAGTTAAAAACCAATAAACTAAAGGGTATATTCCTCAAGATCAATACCAGAAAGACCTAGATGCGTATACCCTTTTAAACTGCTAATCGAGCACTTTCCACTCGCCTTTCACACGGCCTTCAATCGGCTGATACTGGGTTTTGTACGACATCTTGCGGCAGTCTTTAATCCAGTACCCCAGATAAACATAGGGCAAGCCCAACTGCTTGGCCAGCCCAACCTGCCAGACTACGTTGTAAACCCCTAAGCTACGTGAAGCGAGATCAGGGTCAAAAAAGGTATATACCGATGAGATACCATCATCAAGCTGATCGATCAGGCTCACCATCCGCACTTCGCCATCTTCGATAAACTCGGCTAGAAAACTCGCTACATTGCTTTTCAGTAAAAAACTTTCGTACTGCTCGCGATTATCCTGATCCATCCCACCGCCTGAATGGCGTGACTGCTGGTAACGTTGATACAGAAGAAAGTGCTCTTCACGGAATGTGAGATCCATCAGACGAACCTTCAGGCTTTGGTTGCGCTGCATCACCCGCCGCTGGGTACGGTTGGGTTGGAACTGATTCGCAGGCAAGCGTACTGGCACACAAGCCTGGCAATGATCACACCACGGACGATAGACAAATTGCCCACTGCGACGAAAGCCTTGCTCGACCAGCTGACTGTAGACATGGGTATTAATTAAATCGGATGGCACCGCTACTTGCGAGCGGGCAGCATGATCTTCAAGATAACTACAGGGGTACGGCGCGGTGGCATAAAACTGTAACTGCACCGTATGCTTGCGAAAAGTATCGTTCATAGCGGCCTCGTTATGGCCCTGCCTATGCAGCGCCTAATGATTCGTAGCGATAGGGCCAGGGACCAAGCACATCGTTTTGAGCCGTCAGCTGTGTTAGCCGTTGCATAAACTCATCGCGGCTGATTTCCCTTGCACCAAAGCGGGCTAAGTGTTCGGTATGCATCTGACAATCGATTAGCCCAAAACCCTGTGCAGCCAACCACTGCACGGCATGCACAAAGGTGATTTTGGAGGCATCGGCTCGTCGAGCGAACATAGACTCACCATAGAACATTTTTCCGATCGCCATGCCATAAAGCCCACCAACCAGCTCATCATCAATCCAACATTCAAAGCTGTGCGCGTAGCCGGCATGATGCAAGGCTGCGTAGGCCTCGATCATTTCATCGGAGATCCAGGTGCCAGCCTGTTCACCACGAGGGGCGGCACAGCCAGCCATCACATCACGAAATGCGGTATCAAAGGTGATTCGATAGGCTTTGTTGCGAATTACTTTCGCTAGTGAGCGATGAATATGCAATTCATCCGGGAACAACACCATCCGCGGGCTGGGGCTCCACCATAAAATGGGCTCGCCGGGCATAAACCACGGGAAAATACCTTGCCGATAGGCCGCCAACAGGCGAGATGGAGATAGATCCCCTCCCGCCGCTAGCAAACCATTGGGCTCAAGCAGTGCTTGAGCCAACGGAGGAAACTGGTGGCGATGATCAAGCCAAGGGATCATGACTTTGCATCAAATTGGCGGTTATTTCTTGGGCTTGACTTGGCATTCGCCACACAAACCATATAGATACATCTCGTGCTCTTGAATTTGAAAGCCATGTTTTTCGGCAATGGTTTCTTGGCGAGCTTCAATTTCAGGGTCGAAAAACTCTTCGACCTTGCCGCATTTAACGCACACTAGATGATCATGGTGATCACCGTGGTTTAACTCGAACACCGATTTACCAGTTTCGAAATGGTGGCGTACTAAAATGCCAGCCTGCTCAAATTGGGTCAGTACGCGATACACCGTGGCCAAACCAACATCGATTTCTTCCGCCAACAATAAACGATACACATCTTCAGCCGTCAGATGGCGTTCAGTGCTCGTTTCAAACAAATTCAGAATTTTCAAACGCGGGCCAGTGGCCTTTAAACCCATGCCTTTTAATTCAGCTGCTTTGCTCATTTTAATTTTCCCACTTTCCAAATGTGCGGTGTTGGCGCAATACGGTTATCATATAGCGTTTTTCGGTGCCGCGCACCGACCCTAACAGTGAAGCGTACGAGCATGAAGGCTAGAATCTTAACTGTAATCCTCAGTAGTGGCCTGTTAATGACAGGTTGCAGCGTAGTCAATTTCATCACGCCTTATAAGCTGGATATTCCGCAGGGCAATGAGTTAACTGCTGACCAGGTTGAAAATCTGAAGGTCGGAATGACGCCAGCACAGGTGCGTTTTGTCTTAGGCACCCCCTTATTGGTTGACCCTTTCCACCAGAATCGCTGGGAATATGTTTACCGCGATCAAAAAGCCGGTACCGTCAAAGCCCAGAAACGATTTACCGTGTTTTTTGAAAACAATCTGGTGACTTCATGGCAAGGTGATGTACTACCTGAGCCAGCAGCACGTACTGCACTGAAAAACCGTGCCAGTGCTCCAGCTGCGGCAGATGACCTGATGCGTATGAAAGCCGACCCCGCTAATCCGGGCAGCAAAGACATTGAAGTAAAACCACTTATCGATAAAGGATTCTAAATGACGATGAAAATCGCCATTGCCGGTGCCAGTGGCCGTATGGGCCGCATGCTGATCGAAGCTGTTATTGCAGCGCCAGACGCACAATTATTCGCCGCACTTGACCGCGCGGGTAGCGACAGCATTGGCACAGATGCTACTGCGTTTCTCGGAAAAAATAGCGGCGTATTAATTGCCAGCGACCTTGCTGCGCTCGATGGCGCGGATGTGATTATCGACTTCACCCGCCCTGAAGGCACTTTAGAGCACCTCAAGGCCTGCCAAGCCTACGGCGTGAATATGATTATCGGCACCACCGGCTTTGATGAAGCAGGCCGCGCAGCCGTAGCCGCCGCCAGC from Chitinibacter fontanus encodes:
- a CDS encoding Bax inhibitor-1/YccA family protein, with translation MQYNPAAYGSTALSAERNRVMRNTYFLLALSMLPTAAGAILGISLKFAMSPMMGFIVFMAVSFGAFYAIEKTKESGAGVAILLAWTGFMGLWLSQILQVALKFSNGAELIGVAAVGTAAIFFTLATIATVSKKDFSFMGKFLMIGLVVILLAAVANIFFAIPALSLTISAVAVLLFSGFILYDVSRIVNGGETNYISATLSLYLNIYNLFTSLLNLLMAFSGNSRD
- a CDS encoding enoyl-CoA hydratase/isomerase family protein, which produces MTVHVSLLQCAQGQQIGCLALSAPERINAQNLAMVRQMDAALAQWRDDEQIVAVVLLGAGERGFCAGGDLKALYLAMSKPEQLCQGDAFFSEEYRLCQTIREYPKPVLAWGHGIVMGGGWGLFAAASHRIVTESSRLAMPETGIGLFPDVAASWWLPKLAGAGRFLALTGAAINARDAMALGAADWLLPDSQRHATLMAMAQLAWSGQSDTDAALLSEFLDAQPLPAHIPAAKLTAEPQYYQQLNALTLPQALAYLATLAHSSDTYLQHAAQRVLKASPTSLYLSWALQQLCAPKTLAQTVQIETSIAASALRYGDFQAGIYSTLIDRQLAPRWRYRTPAELDLAEIATYFPALQLGIED
- a CDS encoding M14 family zinc carboxypeptidase; this translates as MRELAELAQLEELIAHAPAGMVVALHGQINSEEYSYPLYSFSIGNRAAEAPVLGFFGGVHGLERIGCQIVLSLLASLLVRLEWDSSLQHQLQKIRLVFMPLVNPAGMARGWRSNPDGVDLMRNAPIDAQQAVPWLLGGHRISRHLPWYRGQLGQAMAAENQALCQLVREQLLCSPFSLALDCHSGFGLRDRLWFPYAYTQQPIAHLAEVYSLAALFQRSYPYHPYLIEPQARQYITHGDIWDYLYQQQLSKPERVFLPLTLELGSWLWIKKNPRQLLSLDGLFNPIVAHREQRVLRKHLMLFEFLIRAVHDFEQWQVAASARAQLTQQALNRWYRA
- a CDS encoding alpha/beta fold hydrolase — encoded protein: MKTWVLLRGLMRETRHWGRFVPLLQAHFPDDQIICIEWPGNGELNQQQSYNSIQQMAGYCQQTLNQQGHTGPYHVVAISLGAMVALEWAYQQPAALASCTLINTSLRQQSPFYRRLNWRQWPRLLRILILPSAAREREILGLTSYSANEQTVQQWQRYAAQYPISKTNILRQLWAACRYRGRDDAPKVPILLLNSLADQLVDPRCSQQMAQIWGCPLHSHPSAGHDLPLDAPDWLIQQICTQLISK
- a CDS encoding NADPH-dependent FMN reductase, which produces MKVLAICGSLRAKSSNKGLLRCAQANAPEGMQISIADLSQIPFYNADITEQPAAVKQLLAQMAEADAFIFGGPEYNYSISPALKNAIDWASRVEGNTIFAGKAVALMGAGGGMGTSRAQYHLRQVCVFVDLHPLNKPEVFANAFAGGFDADGNVIDEKIKENVRTQLVALADWSKKISS
- a CDS encoding arginyltransferase, producing the protein MNDTFRKHTVQLQFYATAPYPCSYLEDHAARSQVAVPSDLINTHVYSQLVEQGFRRSGQFVYRPWCDHCQACVPVRLPANQFQPNRTQRRVMQRNQSLKVRLMDLTFREEHFLLYQRYQQSRHSGGGMDQDNREQYESFLLKSNVASFLAEFIEDGEVRMVSLIDQLDDGISSVYTFFDPDLASRSLGVYNVVWQVGLAKQLGLPYVYLGYWIKDCRKMSYKTQYQPIEGRVKGEWKVLD
- the aat gene encoding leucyl/phenylalanyl-tRNA--protein transferase, yielding MIPWLDHRHQFPPLAQALLEPNGLLAAGGDLSPSRLLAAYRQGIFPWFMPGEPILWWSPSPRMVLFPDELHIHRSLAKVIRNKAYRITFDTAFRDVMAGCAAPRGEQAGTWISDEMIEAYAALHHAGYAHSFECWIDDELVGGLYGMAIGKMFYGESMFARRADASKITFVHAVQWLAAQGFGLIDCQMHTEHLARFGAREISRDEFMQRLTQLTAQNDVLGPWPYRYESLGAA
- the fur gene encoding ferric iron uptake transcriptional regulator; this translates as MSKAAELKGMGLKATGPRLKILNLFETSTERHLTAEDVYRLLLAEEIDVGLATVYRVLTQFEQAGILVRHHFETGKSVFELNHGDHHDHLVCVKCGKVEEFFDPEIEARQETIAEKHGFQIQEHEMYLYGLCGECQVKPKK
- a CDS encoding outer membrane protein assembly factor BamE; protein product: MKARILTVILSSGLLMTGCSVVNFITPYKLDIPQGNELTADQVENLKVGMTPAQVRFVLGTPLLVDPFHQNRWEYVYRDQKAGTVKAQKRFTVFFENNLVTSWQGDVLPEPAARTALKNRASAPAAADDLMRMKADPANPGSKDIEVKPLIDKGF